Proteins encoded together in one Orbaceae bacterium lpD01 window:
- the pnuC gene encoding nicotinamide riboside transporter PnuC has protein sequence MIDFLSIDNLLVYIPIGADGYALSYIEAIGTLCGLLCIYLASIEKTINYLFGLLNVSLFAIIFFQINLYASLLLQLFFFVANIYGWYAWTRLKSDSQEAELQIRWMPRKNVFGWLAVCIVAILLLTVYIDPVFGFLAEIVVTLFNALGFQLNMPLLEPDAYPFWDASMTVLSIVAQILMTRKYAENWILWIVINLISIVIFSLQGVYAMAIEYVILTFIAFNGVRFWSISARENHSKPLSAD, from the coding sequence ATGATAGATTTTTTGAGTATCGATAATCTGCTGGTTTATATTCCTATTGGCGCTGATGGCTATGCGCTTTCCTATATTGAAGCGATCGGTACCCTTTGTGGGTTATTATGTATCTATTTGGCCAGTATTGAAAAAACCATTAATTATCTATTTGGTCTACTAAATGTCAGTCTGTTTGCTATCATTTTTTTCCAGATTAATCTTTATGCTAGCTTATTACTACAACTCTTTTTCTTTGTGGCGAATATTTATGGTTGGTATGCCTGGACGCGGCTGAAGTCTGATTCACAAGAGGCTGAATTACAAATCCGTTGGATGCCGAGAAAGAACGTTTTTGGTTGGTTAGCCGTCTGTATTGTGGCCATTTTGTTGCTGACTGTTTATATTGATCCCGTGTTTGGTTTTTTAGCTGAGATTGTGGTGACGTTATTTAATGCGTTAGGTTTTCAGCTCAATATGCCGCTATTAGAACCCGATGCTTACCCGTTTTGGGATGCGAGCATGACCGTATTGTCGATTGTTGCACAAATTTTAATGACCCGTAAATATGCGGAGAACTGGATTTTATGGATAGTGATTAATTTAATCTCGATTGTGATTTTTTCATTACAAGGCGTCTATGCTATGGCGATTGAGTACGTGATTTTAACCTTTATTGCATTCAATGGCGTAAGATTTTGGTCGATATCAGCGCGCGAGAATCATTCAAAACCGCTGTCAGCAGATTAG
- the nirB gene encoding nitrite reductase large subunit NirB — translation MSKIKLVIIGNGMVGHRFVEELIDKAPPEQFDITIFCAEAHKAYDRVHLSSYFSGHTAEDLSLVRAGFYETHNINILMNESAMFIDRQNKTVHSHTGRVVSYDKLILATGSYPWIPPIKGAEGSDCYVYRTLEDLDAIAACAQHSKKGAVIGGGLLGLEAAGALKNLGIEAHVVEFAPVLMAEQLDAMGGEQLRKKIEDMGVIVHTSKNTQEILHHAHGKTMAFADGSQLDIDFIVFSTGIRAQDKLGRDSQLAIGPRGGIVINDYCQTDDPDIYAIGECACWGDRVYGLVAPGYKMAQVAVSHLLSAPQTFTGADMSAKLKLLGVDVGSIGDARGRTPGARSYLYLDENKAIYKRLIVSQDNTKLLGAVLVGDTSDYGNLLQLMLNAIDLPENPDALILPAHAGNKPMLGVESLPDSAQICSCYDVTKGQIIAAVDAGCHTIAEIKATTKAGTGCGGCIPLVTQVLNAELSKKGIEVNNHLCEHFAFSRQELYHLIRVEGIKSFQQLIAKHGQGYGCEICKPTVASLMASCWNDYVLTTTLAPLQETNDAFLGNIQKDGTYSIIPRSAGGEITPEGLIAVGQVAQKYHLYSKITGSQRIGLFGAHKDDLPAIWQELIEAGFETGHAYAKALRMAKTCVGSTWCRYGVGDSVGFGVEIEHRYKGIRSPHKMKIGVSGCTRECAEAQGKDIGLIATEKGWNIYVCGNGGMTPRHGDLLASDLDREIALKYLDRFMMFYIRTADKLQRTSLWLESMEGGIDYLQQVIIHDKLGINSELENEMTRLRKLVVCEWKETVENPAYQTRFKQFINSDARDNLVQMVPERAQHRPAKPEERTTTQTMK, via the coding sequence ATGAGCAAAATCAAACTGGTTATCATTGGTAACGGGATGGTTGGGCATCGTTTTGTTGAAGAATTGATCGATAAAGCGCCACCAGAACAATTTGATATAACGATTTTTTGTGCCGAAGCGCATAAAGCTTACGACCGCGTTCACCTATCATCGTACTTTTCTGGCCATACTGCCGAAGATCTGTCATTGGTGCGTGCTGGTTTTTATGAAACACATAACATCAATATCTTGATGAATGAATCGGCGATGTTTATTGATCGTCAAAATAAAACCGTACACTCACATACTGGTCGGGTCGTCAGTTATGATAAATTAATTTTAGCCACCGGTTCATATCCCTGGATCCCACCTATCAAAGGCGCTGAGGGAAGTGACTGTTATGTCTATCGTACACTCGAAGATCTCGATGCTATTGCCGCCTGTGCACAACACAGTAAGAAAGGCGCCGTCATTGGCGGTGGTTTACTCGGTTTAGAAGCGGCTGGCGCACTCAAAAACCTCGGTATTGAAGCACATGTAGTCGAATTTGCGCCGGTTTTGATGGCGGAACAATTAGATGCCATGGGTGGCGAGCAGCTGCGTAAAAAAATAGAAGATATGGGGGTTATCGTACATACCAGTAAAAATACCCAAGAAATCCTGCACCATGCACACGGCAAGACAATGGCCTTTGCGGATGGTTCTCAATTAGATATTGATTTTATTGTATTCTCAACCGGTATTCGCGCTCAGGATAAATTAGGTCGAGACAGCCAGCTGGCGATTGGCCCACGCGGTGGCATCGTGATTAATGATTACTGCCAAACCGACGATCCGGATATTTACGCGATCGGTGAGTGTGCCTGCTGGGGCGATCGTGTTTATGGACTGGTTGCACCGGGTTACAAAATGGCACAAGTCGCCGTCAGCCATTTGCTCAGTGCACCACAAACCTTTACTGGCGCAGATATGAGTGCGAAACTTAAACTGCTCGGGGTTGATGTAGGCAGTATTGGCGATGCGCGCGGACGTACGCCTGGCGCACGTAGCTATCTCTATCTGGATGAGAATAAAGCGATCTATAAACGCCTAATCGTCAGTCAGGATAATACCAAATTACTGGGCGCGGTATTAGTCGGTGATACCTCCGATTATGGTAATTTACTCCAGTTAATGCTCAACGCGATTGATCTACCCGAAAATCCAGATGCTTTAATCTTACCTGCCCATGCGGGAAATAAGCCGATGTTGGGCGTTGAATCATTGCCTGATTCTGCTCAGATCTGTTCATGTTATGATGTAACCAAAGGCCAAATTATCGCAGCAGTCGATGCTGGCTGTCATACTATTGCCGAAATTAAAGCCACCACCAAGGCCGGTACCGGCTGTGGCGGCTGTATTCCACTGGTGACCCAGGTCCTTAACGCTGAGCTCAGTAAAAAAGGCATTGAGGTCAACAACCATCTTTGTGAGCATTTCGCATTTTCACGTCAGGAGCTCTATCATCTGATCCGTGTTGAAGGGATTAAATCTTTCCAGCAATTGATCGCGAAGCACGGACAAGGTTATGGCTGTGAGATTTGCAAACCAACCGTCGCGTCATTGATGGCGTCATGTTGGAATGATTATGTATTAACCACCACGCTGGCACCACTTCAAGAGACTAATGATGCCTTTTTGGGCAATATTCAAAAAGATGGTACTTATTCCATCATTCCCCGTTCCGCTGGAGGTGAAATTACGCCTGAAGGCTTAATTGCCGTTGGTCAGGTCGCGCAAAAATATCATCTGTACTCAAAAATTACTGGCTCACAACGTATCGGTTTATTTGGTGCACATAAAGATGATTTACCCGCAATCTGGCAAGAGCTGATTGAAGCCGGCTTTGAAACTGGCCATGCGTATGCTAAAGCACTCCGTATGGCAAAAACTTGTGTGGGAAGTACCTGGTGTCGTTATGGTGTTGGCGATAGTGTTGGCTTTGGTGTAGAGATTGAACATCGTTATAAAGGTATTCGTTCACCGCATAAAATGAAAATTGGTGTATCTGGCTGTACCCGTGAATGCGCCGAAGCCCAAGGTAAAGATATTGGTTTGATTGCAACTGAAAAAGGCTGGAATATTTATGTCTGTGGTAATGGTGGTATGACGCCGCGTCATGGCGATCTATTAGCCAGCGATCTCGATCGTGAAATCGCGCTTAAATATTTAGATCGCTTTATGATGTTCTATATTCGCACCGCCGATAAATTACAGCGAACCTCACTCTGGTTAGAAAGTATGGAAGGCGGTATTGATTACCTGCAGCAGGTTATTATTCATGACAAATTAGGGATTAATAGTGAATTAGAAAATGAGATGACCCGTTTACGTAAATTAGTGGTGTGTGAGTGGAAAGAAACGGTCGAAAATCCAGCGTACCAAACACGCTTTAAGCAGTTCATTAACAGTGATGCGCGAGATAATTTGGTCCAAATGGTCCCGGAACGCGCTCAGCATCGACCGGCTAAGCCAGAAGAACGTACAACCACTCAGACGATGAAATAG